A region of the Salmo trutta chromosome 40, fSalTru1.1, whole genome shotgun sequence genome:
AAGTTCAGTAGCAACCTTACCTGGTATAAACACTACCCGCAGAGTTGACCCCAAAGACACTACCATCAGTTGCCACCTCAATCATGGAAAGCTTGCCGTCAATGTGACTCCACCCCTTGTTTTGGCAGTCTTGATTCAGCTGGAAACAAAACGATACAATCAGGGTTTTAGGACAATTTCAACAGTTATAATATGAAACAGTTTTAAAATAACTGAGACTCTCCATCCTCTACTACTCTACTCCAGCTCTCACACTCTTTCCCAGATCTTACACTCATTAAGTAGATATCATCATTCTTGTTGACTGCCCAGCACCCAAAGGGTCCACAGCTGTAGTACTTCACAGCTCCTGGCAATCCTGTCCATGGAAGGGGTGAGCCTGGACCCTTGTAACCAACTGTGGCACTACTTGTCAGACAGTATGGAGTATCGTCCATGTTAGCCCCCACAACAAACTGGTCACCTCCAGCATCCAACTGTTTCAGAAGGCCTGAAgaccacaaagacagacagacggacggacaagCAAACAAGGAGCACATATCTGTGAGTCCTGCCAAATTACCTACAAGTTACAATTTAAAATACCAATCGTTTTTTCAACAGCCTGATGGTATCAGGAAAGCTAAGAAGCATGTGTCCTCTGGATAGATATTGAGTAATGCTCTCCACTTACCTGCAGCTTGCACCCAGTTACCGGCCACATACTTGTAGATTGCATAGTCCTTGTTGACACCCCAGATCCCTGCTGGTCCTACAGTGATATGCTTCAGGTAACCAGGCATGCGGATCCATTTATCACCTACGAGGTAGTAGGGGATTTGACTTGTGTCCGTTGCAACCA
Encoded here:
- the LOC115180464 gene encoding fish-egg lectin-like; the protein is MRATAAVLLVLCLLTISHAWDCREVVNIKNLMQIDAGLGQVVATDTSQIPYYLVGDKWIRMPGYLKHITVGPAGIWGVNKDYAIYKYVAGNWVQAAGLLKQLDAGGDQFVVGANMDDTPYCLTSSATVGYKGPGSPLPWTGLPGAVKYYSCGPFGCWAVNKNDDIYLMSLNQDCQNKGWSHIDGKLSMIEVATDGSVFGVNSAGSVYTRDGITASKPEGTGWSNIPMCMLMGHVTYDLGRLWVVSKSAVTMVCTH